From a single Nocardioides panacis genomic region:
- a CDS encoding MDR family MFS transporter — translation MTPDSNGYLSHKQILVVMGGLMTGMFLAALDQSIVGTALPRITSELGGLDKLSWVVTAYMLTATASTPLWGKISDLYGRRLLFQIAIVTFIAGSLLAGFSQNIEQLIAFRAVQGLGGGGLMSLALAVIGDIIPPRERGRYQGYFAAVFGTSSVLGPVLGGFFADGPGWQWIFYMNVPIGLVALVITSAALKMPHVRRNHSIDYLGAALVVGSVSSFLLYTAWAGPDHGWGSGLGIGLLVAGAVLAVAFVLVELRATEPILPMRLFGNSIFAISNLFGFLIGIAMFGSMIFLPVYLQVVDGMSPTKSGLAMLPMVVGLFSTSIAAGQMMSRNGRYKIFPILGSSIVIVALVMLSQLTDSSPYWFAGLSMYVLGAGLGFTMQVLITVVQNSVERSDIGVATSSVTFFRQMGGSFGTALFGAVLSSRLAVHIADALKDVPAGSATGKVGDVANNVQAIKALPEPVHSLVTGAFAASLHDVFLSAVPLVAVALAVAFFLKEKPLATRDATPPAGAEDAEAEVVAAH, via the coding sequence ATGACCCCCGACTCCAACGGCTACCTGAGCCACAAGCAGATCCTCGTGGTCATGGGCGGCCTGATGACCGGCATGTTCCTGGCCGCCCTGGACCAGAGCATCGTCGGCACCGCGCTGCCCCGGATCACCTCCGAGCTCGGCGGCCTGGACAAGCTGTCCTGGGTCGTCACCGCCTACATGCTGACCGCGACCGCCTCCACCCCGCTGTGGGGCAAGATCTCCGACCTCTACGGCCGCCGGCTGCTCTTCCAGATCGCGATCGTCACGTTCATCGCGGGCTCGCTGCTCGCCGGGTTCTCCCAGAACATCGAGCAGCTGATCGCGTTCCGCGCGGTCCAGGGCCTCGGTGGCGGTGGCCTGATGTCCCTGGCGCTCGCCGTGATCGGCGACATCATCCCGCCGCGCGAGCGCGGTCGCTACCAGGGCTACTTCGCCGCGGTCTTCGGCACCTCCTCGGTGCTCGGCCCGGTCCTCGGCGGGTTCTTCGCCGACGGCCCCGGCTGGCAGTGGATCTTCTACATGAACGTGCCGATCGGCCTGGTCGCGCTGGTGATCACCTCCGCCGCGCTGAAGATGCCGCACGTACGTCGCAACCACTCCATCGACTACCTCGGCGCGGCGCTCGTCGTCGGCTCGGTGTCCTCGTTCCTGCTCTACACCGCCTGGGCCGGTCCGGACCACGGCTGGGGCTCCGGCCTCGGCATCGGCCTGCTGGTCGCCGGTGCGGTCCTCGCCGTCGCGTTCGTGCTCGTCGAGCTGCGCGCCACGGAGCCGATCCTGCCGATGCGGCTGTTCGGCAACTCGATCTTCGCGATCTCCAACCTGTTCGGCTTCCTGATCGGCATCGCGATGTTCGGCTCGATGATCTTCCTGCCGGTCTACCTCCAGGTCGTCGACGGGATGAGCCCGACCAAGTCCGGCCTGGCGATGCTGCCGATGGTCGTGGGGCTCTTCAGCACCTCGATCGCGGCGGGCCAGATGATGAGCCGCAACGGGCGCTACAAGATCTTCCCGATCCTGGGCTCCAGCATCGTGATCGTCGCGCTGGTGATGCTCTCGCAGCTCACCGACAGCTCGCCCTACTGGTTCGCGGGCCTGTCGATGTACGTCCTCGGCGCCGGCCTCGGGTTCACCATGCAGGTGCTGATCACGGTCGTGCAGAACTCCGTCGAGCGCTCCGACATCGGGGTGGCCACCAGCTCGGTCACGTTCTTCCGGCAGATGGGCGGCTCGTTCGGCACCGCGCTGTTCGGCGCGGTCCTGTCCTCGCGGCTCGCGGTGCACATCGCCGACGCCCTCAAGGACGTCCCGGCCGGGTCGGCGACCGGCAAGGTCGGCGACGTCGCCAACAACGTGCAGGCGATCAAGGCGCTGCCCGAGCCGGTGCACAGCCTGGTCACCGGGGCCTTCGCGGCCTCGCTGCACGACGTGTTCCTGTCCGCCGTACCCCTGGTGGCGGTGGCGCTCGCGGTGGCGTTCTTCCTCAAGGAGAAGCCGCTCGCGACTCGCGACGCCACGCCGCCGGCCGGGGCCGAGGACGCCGAGGCCGAGGTCGTCGCCGCGCACTGA
- a CDS encoding MarR family winged helix-turn-helix transcriptional regulator — protein MQSSPFVLTEPIPAPETAEDALLSLMMALGRRMRQRQPGDAIDYSAFPILKLLTHQGPMRLSALAQVLGLDASTVSRHARQLEDKGLLERTEDPDDGRASRVAVSEHGSSCLAQGFETRRHVVATALEGFTADERETLRALLQRLVESLLTHPDSPTDLPTHPQETSA, from the coding sequence ATGCAATCTTCTCCGTTCGTGCTCACCGAGCCGATCCCCGCGCCGGAGACGGCCGAGGACGCGCTGCTGAGCCTGATGATGGCGCTCGGCCGGCGGATGCGGCAGCGCCAGCCGGGCGACGCCATCGACTACTCGGCGTTCCCGATCCTCAAGCTGCTCACCCACCAGGGCCCGATGCGGCTGTCCGCGCTGGCCCAGGTGCTCGGCCTGGACGCCTCCACGGTGAGCCGGCACGCCCGCCAGCTCGAGGACAAGGGCCTGCTGGAGCGCACCGAGGACCCCGACGACGGCCGCGCCAGCCGGGTCGCTGTCTCCGAGCACGGCAGCAGCTGCCTGGCCCAGGGCTTCGAGACCCGCCGGCACGTCGTAGCCACCGCCCTCGAGGGCTTCACCGCCGACGAGCGCGAGACGCTGCGCGCCCTGCTCCAGCGGCTCGTGGAGAGCCTGCTGACCCACCCCGACTCCCCCACCGACCTCCCCACGCACCCGCAGGAGACCTCCGCATGA